The following proteins come from a genomic window of Streptomyces sp. NBC_01716:
- the mmsB gene encoding multiple monosaccharide ABC transporter permease, with translation MGPATTDLSKSPGDKARGGPPRPDRPHSSATRDLLLDAARRNMRQYGMLIALALIVVLFQIWTDGVLLKPNNVTNLVLQNSYILVLGIGMMIVIIAGHIDLSVGSLAAFVSAACAVMMVEHDIPWVLALVLGLAIGAVAGAWQGFWIAYVGIPSFIVTLAGMLLFRGGTQIFLGSRSLGPFPEGFQKISTGYLPEIGPATNYHNLTLLLGLALLAFALLQEVRDRRRQKEYELEVLPRNLFLTKCVALAAAVLAFTMTLASYRGVPVVLLLLAALLIGFGYVMRNAVVGRHVYALGGNRAAAKLSGVKDRRVTFLVFVNMGVLAALAGIVYAARLNAGVPQAGVNFELEAIAAAFIGGASMSGGVGTVFGAVIGGLVLGVLNNGMSLVGIGTDYQQVIKGLVLLAAVGFDVWNKRRVGS, from the coding sequence ATGGGTCCGGCCACCACCGACCTCTCGAAATCCCCGGGCGACAAGGCCCGGGGCGGCCCGCCGCGGCCCGACCGCCCGCACTCCTCCGCCACCCGCGATCTGCTGCTGGACGCGGCGCGGCGCAACATGCGGCAGTACGGGATGCTCATCGCGCTCGCGCTGATCGTCGTGCTGTTCCAGATATGGACCGACGGCGTCCTTCTCAAGCCCAACAACGTCACCAACCTGGTTCTCCAGAACAGCTACATCCTGGTGCTGGGCATCGGCATGATGATCGTCATCATCGCCGGCCATATCGACCTCTCCGTCGGCTCCCTCGCCGCGTTCGTCTCCGCCGCGTGCGCGGTGATGATGGTCGAGCACGACATCCCGTGGGTCCTCGCTCTCGTACTCGGCCTCGCCATCGGCGCGGTGGCGGGCGCCTGGCAGGGCTTCTGGATCGCATACGTCGGCATCCCCTCGTTCATCGTCACCCTCGCCGGGATGCTGCTCTTCCGCGGCGGTACCCAGATCTTCCTCGGCTCACGCTCGCTCGGCCCGTTCCCCGAAGGCTTCCAGAAGATCTCCACCGGCTACCTCCCGGAGATCGGACCGGCCACCAACTACCACAATCTGACGCTGCTGTTGGGGCTGGCACTGCTCGCGTTCGCACTCCTCCAGGAGGTCCGGGACCGGCGCCGCCAGAAGGAGTACGAGCTGGAGGTCCTGCCCCGTAACCTCTTCCTCACCAAGTGCGTGGCGCTCGCCGCGGCGGTCCTCGCCTTCACCATGACGCTCGCCAGCTACCGCGGTGTCCCCGTCGTCCTGCTGCTGCTCGCCGCGCTGCTCATCGGTTTCGGCTACGTCATGCGCAATGCCGTCGTCGGCCGCCATGTGTACGCGCTGGGCGGCAACCGCGCGGCGGCGAAACTCTCCGGCGTGAAGGACCGGCGCGTCACCTTCCTGGTCTTCGTCAACATGGGCGTGCTGGCCGCGCTCGCCGGGATCGTCTACGCGGCGCGCCTCAACGCGGGTGTCCCGCAGGCCGGCGTCAACTTCGAACTGGAGGCCATCGCGGCGGCGTTCATCGGCGGCGCGTCGATGAGCGGCGGCGTCGGCACGGTGTTCGGCGCCGTCATCGGCGGACTTGTCCTCGGTGTCCTCAACAACGGCATGTCCCTGGTCGGCATCGGTACCGACTATCAGCAGGTCATCAAGGGTCTGGTGCTGCTGGCCGCCGTCGGGTTCGACGTCTGGAACAAACGCCGGGTGGGTTCCTGA
- a CDS encoding DUF6510 family protein, with amino-acid sequence MNVNRTRDEVSDEAYQDGNMLGGPLSEIFAVDLTGAVGSCAGCGRRGPVAQLRVYDRAPGLVARCPRCEEVVIRLVRGKDTAWLDLHGASSLTIPLDPSAT; translated from the coding sequence ATGAACGTCAATCGCACGCGCGACGAGGTCTCCGACGAGGCCTACCAGGACGGCAACATGCTGGGCGGCCCGCTCTCCGAGATCTTCGCGGTCGATCTGACCGGGGCCGTGGGCAGCTGCGCCGGGTGCGGCCGCCGGGGCCCGGTGGCCCAACTCCGTGTCTACGACCGGGCACCGGGTCTGGTGGCCCGGTGCCCGCGGTGCGAAGAGGTGGTGATCCGGCTGGTCCGGGGGAAGGACACCGCGTGGCTGGATCTGCACGGTGCCTCCTCGCTCACGATCCCCCTCGACCCGTCGGCGACCTGA
- a CDS encoding ferredoxin reductase, with the protein MVSAPLRWLVAELVGRRAESATARTLVFDVPGWPAHLAGQHVDVRLTAEDGYSTQRSYSVASAPDGDRVELTVQRVGDGEVSPYLMDVMVPGDRVELRGPIGGWFVWRPEQAEPVLLVGGGSGVVPLMSMVRTRGAVGGRAPFRLLYSVREPDDQLYVPELLRGEPGLDTEYLYTRAAPPGHHRPVGRLTAEDLVRAGWPADQRPRCYVCGPTGFVENAATLLTGLGHDPARIRTERFGPSGG; encoded by the coding sequence ATGGTGAGCGCACCGCTGCGCTGGCTGGTGGCCGAACTGGTCGGCCGGCGGGCGGAGTCGGCAACGGCCCGGACGCTGGTGTTCGACGTGCCCGGCTGGCCGGCGCATCTGGCGGGCCAGCACGTCGACGTACGGCTCACGGCGGAGGACGGGTACAGCACGCAGCGCAGTTACTCGGTGGCGTCCGCGCCGGACGGTGACCGCGTGGAGCTGACGGTCCAGCGCGTGGGGGACGGTGAGGTGTCGCCGTATCTGATGGATGTCATGGTCCCCGGTGACCGGGTTGAGCTGCGCGGTCCGATCGGCGGCTGGTTCGTCTGGCGGCCGGAGCAGGCCGAGCCCGTGCTGCTGGTGGGCGGCGGCTCGGGAGTGGTGCCGCTGATGTCGATGGTGCGCACGCGTGGCGCGGTGGGCGGGCGCGCGCCGTTCCGTCTGCTCTACTCCGTGCGCGAGCCGGACGATCAGCTGTATGTGCCCGAACTGCTCCGCGGGGAGCCCGGCCTCGACACGGAGTATCTCTACACACGCGCCGCGCCGCCCGGACACCACAGGCCGGTGGGCCGGCTGACGGCCGAGGATCTGGTGCGCGCGGGCTGGCCCGCCGATCAGCGCCCCCGCTGTTACGTGTGCGGGCCGACTGGCTTCGTCGAGAACGCCGCGACGCTCCTGACCGGTCTCGGCCACGACCCCGCCCGGATCAGGACCGAACGCTTCGGCCCCAGTGGAGGATGA
- a CDS encoding sulfite oxidase-like oxidoreductase — protein MAIISRGFHGRRPDPGRKLPPGQYEVHDFPVLSAGPTPRVTHDEWEFTLTTEAGARHTWDWAQLMAMPAETPTVDLHCVTKWSKFGTHWEGVSLDSLMEDVETAADFALVHSYGGYTTNLPLEDLLDGKAWIAHRYDGEELAPEHGGPARLLVPHLYLWKSAKWVRGIELLLDDEPGFWEGLGYHSYGDPWREQRYQGD, from the coding sequence ATGGCGATCATCTCGCGCGGGTTCCACGGCCGAAGGCCGGATCCCGGCCGGAAACTGCCGCCCGGACAGTACGAGGTCCATGACTTTCCCGTCCTGTCCGCCGGACCCACACCACGCGTGACGCACGACGAGTGGGAGTTCACCCTCACCACCGAGGCGGGCGCCCGGCACACCTGGGACTGGGCACAGCTGATGGCGATGCCCGCCGAGACGCCGACGGTCGACCTGCACTGTGTGACGAAGTGGTCGAAGTTCGGGACGCACTGGGAGGGGGTCTCGCTCGACAGCCTGATGGAGGACGTCGAGACGGCCGCCGATTTCGCACTCGTCCACTCCTACGGCGGGTACACGACCAACCTCCCGCTGGAGGACCTGCTCGACGGCAAGGCGTGGATCGCCCACCGCTACGACGGTGAGGAGCTGGCCCCCGAGCACGGCGGCCCGGCGCGGCTGCTCGTCCCGCACCTGTATCTGTGGAAGTCCGCGAAGTGGGTGCGCGGGATCGAGCTGCTGCTCGACGACGAGCCGGGCTTCTGGGAGGGCCTGGGCTACCACTCGTACGGAGATCCGTGGCGCGAGCAGCGCTATCAGGGGGACTGA
- a CDS encoding L-threonylcarbamoyladenylate synthase, with the protein MAKYFDVHPENPQRRTITSVAESIRSGALIAYPTDSCYALGCQLGSRDGISRIRSIRNLDDRHHFTLVCQNFAQLGQLVQIDNDVFRAIKAATPGSYTFILPATREVPRQLLHPKKKTVGVRIPDHVVAQALLAELGEPLLSSTLLLPDDGEPMTQGWEIKERLDHVLDVVVDSGDCGTEPTTVIDFSEGEPEIVRRGAGDPARFE; encoded by the coding sequence ATGGCCAAGTATTTCGACGTACACCCCGAGAACCCCCAGCGCCGCACGATCACCAGCGTGGCCGAGAGCATCCGGTCCGGCGCGCTCATCGCGTACCCGACGGACTCCTGCTACGCGTTGGGCTGCCAGTTGGGCAGCCGGGACGGCATCAGCCGGATCCGGTCCATCCGGAATCTCGACGACCGTCACCACTTCACGCTGGTCTGCCAGAACTTCGCGCAGCTCGGCCAGTTGGTGCAGATCGACAACGACGTGTTCCGCGCGATCAAGGCGGCGACGCCCGGCAGTTACACGTTCATCCTGCCGGCGACCAGGGAGGTGCCGCGTCAGCTGCTGCACCCGAAGAAGAAGACGGTCGGTGTCCGTATCCCGGACCATGTCGTCGCCCAGGCGCTGCTCGCGGAGCTCGGGGAGCCGCTGCTCTCCAGCACGCTGCTGCTGCCCGACGACGGCGAGCCGATGACCCAGGGCTGGGAGATCAAGGAGCGGCTCGACCATGTGCTGGATGTCGTGGTCGACTCGGGCGACTGCGGCACCGAGCCGACCACCGTCATCGACTTCTCCGAAGGTGAGCCGGAGATCGTACGCAGGGGGGCGGGCGACCCGGCGCGGTTCGAGTAG
- a CDS encoding chitinase, with protein sequence MLRRGTTAVMAALLLVCGLLVAALPAAAQSSRSASGQGATGEARGGHHKPRFVVSEAQFERMFPDRDPFFTYDGLIEATEAYPGFAKTGSRTTRKQEAAAFLANISHETGGLFYVVSQNPEMYPVFCDDTQPYGCPAGRDAYYGRGAIMLSWNFNYKAAGDALGLDLLNNPWLVETDPAVAWMTALWYWNTQSGPGTMTGHDAMVDKKGFGQTIWSLNGSAECNGGNPAQMEHRVELYQQFTRVLRTPPGRDLTC encoded by the coding sequence GTGTTGAGAAGAGGCACCACGGCCGTCATGGCCGCCCTGCTGCTGGTCTGCGGTCTGCTCGTCGCCGCGCTGCCGGCCGCCGCGCAGTCCTCCCGGAGCGCGAGCGGCCAGGGCGCGACGGGTGAGGCGCGAGGCGGGCACCACAAGCCGCGATTCGTCGTCAGTGAGGCCCAGTTCGAGCGGATGTTCCCGGACCGGGACCCGTTCTTCACGTACGACGGTCTCATCGAGGCCACGGAGGCGTACCCCGGCTTCGCGAAGACCGGCAGCCGCACTACCCGCAAGCAGGAGGCGGCGGCCTTCCTCGCCAACATCAGCCATGAGACCGGCGGCCTGTTCTACGTGGTGTCGCAGAACCCCGAGATGTATCCGGTCTTCTGCGACGACACCCAGCCCTACGGCTGCCCGGCCGGCCGGGACGCCTACTACGGGCGCGGCGCGATCATGCTGAGCTGGAACTTCAACTACAAGGCGGCGGGCGACGCGCTCGGTCTCGATCTGCTCAACAATCCGTGGCTGGTCGAGACCGATCCGGCCGTGGCCTGGATGACCGCGCTCTGGTACTGGAACACCCAGTCCGGGCCGGGCACGATGACCGGGCACGACGCGATGGTCGACAAGAAGGGCTTCGGGCAGACGATCTGGAGCCTGAACGGATCCGCCGAGTGCAACGGCGGCAATCCCGCGCAGATGGAACACCGGGTCGAGCTCTACCAGCAGTTCACACGCGTACTGCGGACCCCGCCGGGCCGCGATCTCACCTGCTGA
- a CDS encoding serine hydrolase, with product MPKIRRLPRYAVAALALAVTVPGVAFAAAQTPDSPARAAAAAPAAAHAGVEGAMREALDALPKSDGRYTVAVADLDGGGAAVYGGGSGAYDTASIVKVDILAALLLHAQDRGEPLTAPQKKLAAAMIRHSDNGATEKLWKAVGETDGLNAANKRLGLKATQGDKDGHWGLTRTTAADQTLLLEAVLGDAHSPLTAQSRAYLRALMSTVEPDQRWGISAADDGKGPAAGPALKNGWLARSATGLWDVNSIGRVEHDGHTLLVAVLSDGQRTYKSGIDLVERAAETAVKAFVKAE from the coding sequence ATGCCCAAGATTCGTAGGTTGCCGCGATACGCCGTGGCCGCGCTCGCCCTCGCCGTGACGGTGCCGGGCGTGGCATTCGCCGCGGCGCAGACGCCCGACAGCCCGGCCCGTGCCGCCGCCGCGGCGCCCGCCGCAGCGCACGCCGGCGTCGAGGGCGCGATGCGCGAGGCGCTGGACGCGCTGCCGAAGAGCGACGGACGCTACACGGTCGCCGTCGCGGACCTCGACGGCGGGGGAGCGGCCGTCTACGGCGGCGGCTCCGGCGCCTACGACACGGCCAGCATCGTCAAGGTCGACATCCTCGCGGCGCTCCTGCTCCACGCCCAGGACCGCGGGGAACCCCTCACCGCGCCGCAGAAGAAGCTGGCCGCCGCGATGATCCGGCACAGCGACAACGGCGCGACGGAGAAGCTCTGGAAGGCCGTGGGTGAGACGGACGGCCTGAACGCCGCCAACAAGCGTCTCGGCCTGAAGGCCACCCAGGGCGACAAGGACGGCCACTGGGGCCTGACCCGCACGACGGCGGCCGACCAGACGCTCCTCCTGGAGGCCGTCCTCGGCGACGCCCACTCCCCGCTGACCGCCCAGTCCCGCGCGTACCTGCGGGCGCTGATGAGTACGGTCGAGCCCGACCAGCGGTGGGGGATATCCGCCGCCGACGACGGCAAGGGGCCCGCCGCCGGGCCGGCGCTGAAGAACGGCTGGCTGGCGCGCAGCGCGACGGGGCTGTGGGACGTCAACAGCATCGGGCGCGTCGAGCACGACGGCCACACGCTGCTCGTCGCGGTCCTGTCCGACGGACAGCGCACGTACAAGTCCGGCATCGACCTGGTGGAGCGGGCCGCGGAGACGGCCGTGAAGGCGTTCGTCAAGGCGGAGTAG
- a CDS encoding SDR family oxidoreductase, protein MSDNSGRTVLVTGGSGFLATRCLAQALDQGYRVRTTVRNPARESGVREHVGAAGVTPGDALSFAVADLTSEEGWREAMAGCDYVLHVASPFPPRRPENEDDLIVPAREGTLRVLRTARDAGVRRVVVTSSFGAVGYGHPQTDRPFTEDDWTEVDNDVAPYIKSKTLAERAAWDFMADEGGAMELAVVNPVGIFGPVLGPDHASSINIISMLMNGDLPAAPRLYFGVVDVRDAADLHLRAMTRAEAAGRRFVASAGDAVSMHDIAMILRERLGEAARLVPTGVLPDDAVRRAAETDPEMRETAENVGKIRHLSSERARRVLGWNPRSSADTVTATAESLLRLGLLKADA, encoded by the coding sequence ATGAGCGACAACAGCGGCAGGACGGTCCTGGTGACCGGTGGATCCGGTTTCCTCGCCACCCGATGCCTGGCGCAGGCCCTTGATCAGGGGTACCGCGTACGCACCACCGTACGGAATCCGGCGCGGGAGAGCGGTGTACGGGAACATGTCGGGGCGGCGGGCGTCACGCCCGGGGACGCGCTGTCCTTCGCCGTCGCGGATCTGACGTCGGAGGAGGGCTGGCGGGAGGCCATGGCGGGCTGCGACTACGTCCTGCATGTCGCCTCGCCCTTCCCGCCGCGACGCCCCGAGAACGAGGACGACCTGATCGTGCCCGCGCGGGAGGGGACACTCCGTGTGCTGCGCACGGCCCGCGACGCGGGTGTCCGCCGCGTGGTCGTCACCTCCTCGTTCGGCGCGGTCGGCTACGGCCACCCGCAGACCGACCGGCCCTTCACGGAGGACGACTGGACGGAGGTCGACAACGACGTCGCCCCCTACATCAAGTCCAAGACGCTGGCCGAGCGCGCGGCCTGGGACTTCATGGCCGATGAGGGTGGCGCCATGGAGCTGGCGGTCGTCAATCCCGTGGGGATCTTCGGTCCTGTGCTCGGTCCGGACCACGCGAGCTCCATCAACATCATCAGCATGCTGATGAACGGGGACCTCCCCGCCGCTCCGCGCCTGTATTTCGGGGTCGTCGACGTGCGTGACGCGGCGGACCTCCACCTCCGCGCCATGACCCGCGCCGAGGCGGCCGGCCGGCGGTTCGTCGCTTCCGCCGGGGACGCCGTGTCGATGCACGACATCGCTATGATCCTGCGCGAGCGCCTGGGCGAGGCGGCGCGGCTGGTGCCGACCGGTGTCCTGCCGGACGACGCGGTCCGCCGGGCCGCCGAGACCGACCCCGAGATGCGCGAGACCGCCGAGAACGTCGGGAAGATCCGCCATCTCAGCAGCGAGCGGGCGAGGCGCGTGCTCGGCTGGAACCCGCGCTCCAGCGCGGACACCGTCACGGCCACGGCGGAGAGTCTGCTCCGCCTCGGTCTGCTCAAGGCGGACGCGTAG
- a CDS encoding PRC-barrel domain-containing protein, with amino-acid sequence MIDSVDIREWRTQAVVDPDGRKIGSLEAVYVDTRTDEPSVATVLVGMPTRHRLVFVPLSGAVVGPGYVRVNYERSVVKGAPSMGTDDVLPAEDEKAVFSHYDLPYEPGPSGERQLARR; translated from the coding sequence ATGATCGATTCCGTGGACATCCGCGAGTGGCGTACGCAGGCCGTCGTCGACCCCGACGGCCGCAAGATCGGTTCGCTGGAGGCGGTCTACGTCGACACCCGTACCGACGAGCCGTCCGTCGCGACGGTGCTGGTCGGCATGCCGACCCGGCACCGCCTGGTCTTCGTCCCGCTCTCGGGAGCCGTGGTGGGGCCGGGCTACGTCAGGGTCAACTACGAGAGATCGGTGGTGAAGGGCGCACCGTCCATGGGCACGGACGATGTGCTGCCCGCCGAGGACGAAAAGGCCGTCTTCTCCCACTACGACCTCCCCTACGAGCCGGGCCCCAGCGGCGAGCGCCAGCTCGCCCGCCGCTGA
- a CDS encoding ROK family protein — protein sequence MSRGSEPVNIEYRVLSLLRDNGPLSRAQLADRLEVPRPRLLGELDRMVAAGRVREAGPAASRGGRRSTLVQLDPGLRFAAVDLGASSIDIEITDGALAPVAACSEPADIRSGPVAVLGRVSELLREMADEGHYTRLDAIGIGLPGPVSFREGVPVSPPIMVGWNRYPVRDTLAGEHGCPVVVDNDVNVMSLGEQHSGVAKTVDHLLFVKIGSGIGSGMQHHGRIYRGAEGCAGDIGHVQVEAESDGPVCSCGNTGCLEAYFGGVALARDATAAATSGQSPALAERLAERGELTALDVAECADGGDNTSVNLVRAGGHRVGQVLATLVSFMNPSMIVIGGGLTGLGYPLLAEIRSVVYKRSLPLATGNLPIVMSELGPRAGVVGAALLASELAYGGESYAGAA from the coding sequence GTGTCGAGAGGAAGTGAGCCCGTGAACATCGAGTACCGCGTGCTGAGTCTGCTGCGCGACAACGGCCCGCTCTCCCGCGCCCAGCTCGCGGACCGGCTGGAGGTTCCCCGTCCGCGGCTGCTCGGCGAGCTCGACCGGATGGTCGCCGCCGGGCGGGTCCGTGAGGCGGGCCCCGCCGCTTCGCGCGGCGGGCGGCGCTCCACCCTCGTACAGCTCGACCCCGGGCTGCGGTTCGCGGCCGTCGATCTGGGCGCCAGCTCCATCGACATCGAGATCACCGACGGCGCGCTCGCACCGGTGGCCGCCTGCTCCGAGCCCGCCGACATCCGTTCCGGGCCCGTCGCCGTGCTCGGCCGCGTCAGCGAGCTCCTGCGCGAGATGGCCGACGAGGGGCACTACACGCGGCTCGACGCGATCGGGATCGGACTGCCGGGACCGGTCTCGTTCCGGGAGGGCGTCCCGGTCTCGCCGCCGATCATGGTGGGCTGGAACCGTTATCCCGTACGCGACACCCTCGCCGGCGAGCACGGCTGCCCCGTCGTGGTCGACAACGACGTGAACGTGATGTCCCTCGGGGAGCAGCACAGCGGGGTCGCGAAGACCGTCGACCATCTGCTCTTCGTGAAGATAGGCAGCGGTATCGGCTCGGGCATGCAGCACCACGGCCGTATCTACCGGGGCGCGGAGGGCTGCGCCGGGGACATCGGGCATGTCCAGGTGGAGGCCGAGTCGGACGGGCCCGTCTGTTCCTGCGGGAACACCGGCTGTCTGGAGGCGTACTTCGGCGGGGTGGCGCTGGCCAGGGACGCCACGGCGGCCGCGACATCGGGCCAGTCGCCCGCTCTCGCCGAACGGCTCGCCGAGCGGGGGGAGTTGACCGCCCTGGACGTCGCGGAGTGCGCGGACGGCGGCGACAACACGAGCGTCAACCTCGTCCGGGCCGGCGGCCACCGGGTCGGGCAGGTGCTCGCCACACTGGTCAGCTTCATGAATCCGTCGATGATCGTGATCGGCGGCGGTCTGACCGGGCTCGGCTATCCGCTGCTCGCCGAGATCCGCAGCGTCGTGTACAAACGCTCGCTGCCGCTGGCCACGGGCAATCTGCCGATCGTCATGTCCGAGCTCGGCCCGCGTGCGGGGGTCGTGGGCGCGGCGCTGCTGGCGAGCGAGCTTGCGTACGGCGGGGAGTCCTACGCGGGAGCGGCCTGA